The following proteins come from a genomic window of Patescibacteria group bacterium:
- a CDS encoding methyltransferase domain-containing protein — protein MKYLNMLTPSNLIAYSAILNILCAFEKTGVFIELRKNKQGISAPTLAQQLSLQISVLEPLCDFLVINAPEILRKKNENYILGDLFDTIPMQNNLFFSLAYEPVLTNLTGLLNGEMRYGKDILRKGKYLRQSSALYNNIAWDAIIDILRKMEINTIVDLGCSAGDFLTHVHNAFPRIHGIGIEIDNEVVELANKILAEKKLKHHISIKKGDITRPQIWKDDVMKHKEPQHTMFIGITVWHEFLYKGEEYLCNILSQYRSYFPGSFFIVVEYNGIPLEDFKNLPEEFRESASVYQLVHPLTLQGLPQPPQRWQTILKKSGIHIHKTISVNPNSTIYIGIL, from the coding sequence ATGAAATATTTAAATATGTTGACTCCATCTAATCTTATTGCATATTCAGCCATACTAAATATTTTATGTGCTTTTGAAAAAACAGGAGTATTTATTGAGTTGAGGAAAAATAAACAAGGCATTTCTGCGCCAACGCTTGCCCAACAACTTTCTCTACAAATATCTGTACTGGAACCTCTTTGTGATTTCTTGGTAATAAATGCACCAGAAATACTCCGAAAAAAAAATGAAAATTATATTTTAGGAGATTTATTTGACACAATACCAATGCAAAATAATTTATTTTTTTCTCTTGCATACGAACCAGTACTTACCAATCTTACAGGATTACTTAATGGGGAGATGAGATATGGTAAGGATATTTTGAGGAAAGGCAAGTATTTGCGTCAATCAAGTGCTCTCTATAATAATATAGCGTGGGATGCAATTATAGATATTTTGCGGAAGATGGAAATTAATACTATTGTTGATCTGGGCTGTAGTGCTGGGGATTTTCTAACCCATGTTCACAATGCTTTTCCACGTATACATGGTATTGGTATAGAAATTGATAACGAAGTAGTGGAGTTAGCAAACAAAATACTTGCTGAAAAAAAGTTAAAGCACCACATATCTATAAAAAAAGGAGATATTACTCGTCCGCAAATCTGGAAAGATGATGTTATGAAACATAAGGAACCACAACACACAATGTTTATTGGTATTACTGTATGGCATGAATTTTTATACAAAGGGGAAGAATATCTTTGCAACATTTTATCTCAATACCGCTCCTATTTTCCTGGTAGTTTTTTTATTGTAGTGGAATATAATGGTATACCTCTGGAGGATTTTAAAAACCTTCCAGAGGAATTTAGGGAAAGTGCGTCAGTGTATCAGTTAGTCCACCCTCTCACTCTTCAGGGGTTGCCACAGCCACCACAAAGATGGCAGACTATTCTTAAAAAATCTGGAATTCACATACATAAGACAATTTCAGTAAATCCAAATTCAACCATATATATAGGAATATTATAG